The region CAATCAAGTCAATAATTTTAATCCCAATAAATGGAACAATAATTCCTCCTAAACCATAAATTAAAAGGTTTCTTTTTAAGATGGCACTCGCTCCAATTGGTCGGTAATCAACACCTTTTAACGCAAGCGGAATTAATATCGGAATAATGATCGCATTAAAAATCACAGCTGATAAAATCGCACTTTCAGGACTATGTAGATGCATAATATTCAAACCTTGAAGCGCTGGAATCGCCGTAATAAACAAGGCAGGAACAATCGCAAAATACTTAGCAACATCGTTGGCAATAGAAAATGTTGTCAAAGTTCCGCGAGTCATTAAAAGCTGTTTTCCAATTTCAACAATCTCGATTAGTTTCGTTGGATCATTGTCAAGATCGACCATGTTTCCGGCTTCTTTAGCCGCTTGAGTTCCACTGTTCATGGCAACTCCAACATTGGCTTGCGCAAGGGCAGGAGCATCATTTGTCCCGTCACCCATCATGGCAACCAGACGACCTTCAGCTTGTTCTTTGCGGATGTAATTCATTTTATCTTCAGGTTTTGCTTCCGCGATAAAATCATCAACGCCAGCTTTCTCAGCAATAAATTTAGCTGTCAAAGGATTATCACCGGTAACCATAACCGTTTTGATTCCCATTCGGCGTAAGCGCTCAAAACGTTCTTTCATTCCGGTTTTGATAATATCTTGAAGTTCGATAACACCTTGAACTTCATTGTTTTTTATAACAACTAGCGGCGTTCCTCCGTTAGACGAAATGGTAATAACTTGTTGAGCAGTATCTTCAGGAAAAGAATTACCAGCTTGCTGCGCAATGTTTTTTGCAGCATCTTGCGCCCCTTTTCTTATGTTGGTTCCGTCTTTTAATACGACTCCAGAAGTTCTGGTTTCGGCAGTAAATTTGATGGTGTGAGCAATGTCAGAAGTAGTTTGTAAAAAGCTGGCTTTCGTTTCACTTTTTACATCAATCATCTCACTTAATTCCAAAATACTTTTTCCTTCAGGAGTATCATCAGCAAGTGAACTCAAAACCGCCGATTTAACGAAATCATCAAAAGAGATTCCTTTTGTTGGATAAAAATTGGTTGCTTTTCTGTTTCCAATGGTAATTGTTCCGGTTTTATCCAAAAGCAATACGTCAATATCTCCAGCAGTTTCAACCGCTTTTCCCGATTTTGTAATTACGTTAGCTCGCAAAGCTCTATCCATTCCCGCAATACCAATCGCAGAAAGCAGACCTCCAATTGTAGTTGGAATCAAACAGACGAACAAAGCAATGAAAGCCGCAATCGTAATAGGAGCGTTGGCATAATCTGCAAAAGGTTTTAAGGTTACGCAGACAATGATGAAAATTAGAGTGAAAGCGGCTAACAGAATTGTCAAAGCAATTTCGTTTGGTGTTTTCTGACGGCTTGCACCTTCAACCAAAGCAATCATTTTGTCTAAAAAGCTTTCTCCAGGTTCAGAAGTTACCCGTACTTTAATCTTATCAGACAGTACTTTTGTTCCTCCCGTAACCGAAGATTTGTCACCGCCCGCTTCCCGAATTACTGGAGCACTTTCTCCCGTAATGGCACTTTCGTCGATTGTTGCCAGACCTTCAATGATTTCTCCGTCGGCAGCAATTAAATCGCCTGCTTCACAAATGAAGATATCGTCTTTTTTTAATGTTGAAGAACTTACGTTTTTGATTTCGCCATTTGATAAAATCTGTCTTGCAGGAGTTTCTTCACGAGTTTTTCTTAAGCTGTCAGCTTGTGCTTTTCCTCGGGCTTCGGCAATAGCTTCGGCGAAATTTCCAAACAAAAGAGTAGCGAATAAAATTAAGAATACAATTATATTATAAGCTAAACTTCCCTGATCGGTTGCGCCCATTAAGATCGAAATACAGACTGCAAACATAATGGCAGTTCCGATTTCTACGGTAAACATTACCGGATTTTTGATCATCATTTTTGGATTAAGCTTCACAAAAGACTGCACGAACGCTTCTTTTACCTGCTGGCTTTCAAATAATGATGCGGATTTATTAGTTGTCATTTTCTTGTAAAAAGTTAAATGTTATTTGTTAAATGTTATGCATTAAAAAACACATAGAATGGAAAACATAGCCAGCGGTTTCAACCGCTGGAACACAACGTATATCATAATCTGTGTTCTCGCAATCCGTTTCCCGTGGTTTCAACCACGGGCTATATTTAAAATAAGAATGAACAATTTGTTGTTCAACTATGTGTTAGAAACAAGTTTCTTTTTATTCATCTTTTTTAGGAAAAGAAAGAACTATGTTTCTATGTGTTTAAAATAATTTAAGCATTGAAAAATGAGTTATTATTTTAGTGTAAAGTATTCAGCCAAAGGCCCAAGTGCCAATGCTGGGAAGAATGATAAGGCTGCAATAATTGCGATAACAGCAAAAGTCATAATTCCGAAAATTGTCGTATCTGTTTTAAGAGTCCCGGCACTTTCAGGAATGTATTTTTTATTGGCTAACAAACCTGCAATTGCAAGCGGTCCGATAATCGGGATGAATCGGCTCAACAGTAAAACAATTCCAGTTGTGATATTCCAGAACGGATTATTATCTCCCAAACCTTCAAAACCAGAACCGTTGTTAGCGGCGCTTGAAGTATATTCATATAACATTTCTGAGAATCCGTGATTTCCTGGATTGTTTAACCAGCCTGTTGCATTTCCGCTAAACCAATAACCCATTGCAGTATCATGTGCGGCAAAGTAAGAAGCTAAAGCAGTTCCGGCCAAAATCAATAAAGGATGAATGATGGCAATAAAAGCAGCAATTTTTACTTCCCGGGCTTCGATTTTCTTTCCTAAAAATTCAGGAGTTCGACCAACCATTAAACCAGAGATAAATACGGCCAGAATAATAAAGATGTAAAAGTTGAGGTAACCGACACCGCATCCGCCATAAAAGGCATTGACCATCATAGCTAATAATTGCATAGCACCAGAAACCGGCATTGAACTATCATGCATACTGTTTACAGAACCTGTAGAAATCACTGTAGTTGCAATACTCCAGAAACCTGAAACGGCTGGGCCAAACCGAACTTCTTTTCCTTCCATTGCCCCGGTTAATTGTGAAACTCCCATTTTTTCAATAGCAGGGTTTCCATTCATTTCGGAAGACATTGTCGGAATTACCAAGAGTAGGAATCCAACGGTCATTACACCAAAAATTACATAGGATAATTTCTGTTTATTTAGGAAAAAACCAAGTGCAAAAATCATTGCAAACGGAACAATTAATTGTGCCCAAAGTTCAACAGCATTGGTAAAATAAGTTGGGTTCTCTAATGGATGTGCTGAGTTGGCTCCAAAAAATCCGCCTCCGTTTGTACCTATATGTTTAATAGCTATAAAAGCTGCTGCTGGTCCTCTTGATACTTCAACTTGATCGCCTTGTAAAGTGGTAATCGCATCTTTTCCTTCAAAAGTCATAGGAGTTCCGCTAAAAACTAATGCAATTGCTACAATCGTAGAAAGAGGAAGTAAGATACGAGTACAGCTCTTAACTAAATTAGTATAAAAATTTCCTAGTTTATTTGTAGTTCTTTCGCGCATTGCGGTAAAAACCATCACGGCAGCAGCGATTCCGACACCAGCCGAAACGAATTGAAGAAACATTAAAACCATTTGCGATAAGTACGAAACGCCGCTTTCGCCTGAATAATGTTGTAAATCGCAATTGACTAAAAATGAAATGGCAGTATTAAAAGCCAAATCGGGAGTCATTGATGGATTGTTATCTGGATTTAAAGGTAAAGAACTCTGAAAAAGCAAAACAAAAAAGCAGAGAAAGAACCAAAGCATATTGATACTTAAAAGTGCTTTTAAATGCTGTTTCCAGTTCATTTCTTCAGCAGGATTGATTCCGCTGATTTTAAAAATAAATTTTTCAATTGGATTGAAAATCGGGTCAAGAAGTGTTTTATTTCCCAAGAAAACTTTAGCAATATATTTTCCTAACGGAATGGCTAAAATGACAGTGAGGATAAAAATACCTATGACGCCTATTAATTCTGTATTCATAATTTTGAGATTATTTTTTTAAGATGTGAATGAGATTGAAAATTGAAACAGTAAGAGAAGAAACGCTTAACTTATAACTCTTAACTTTCTCAAATCAGAATTTTTCAGGTTTGATTAATACGTAAATCAAATACACGAAAACGGCGATTGAAATAATAAATAGTGCAGTCATGATTTAGATTTTTTCAAAGAATTCAACTGACAGAAAACAAATCGCAAACAGTAAAACTGCCAAAGCGAGAAGAAGAATGGTAATCATAATTATTTTAGATTTTAGAATGTAGATTTTAGATTAAACACCAGAGGTATTAACCTGTTTGATATATTCTGCTTTAAGTGTTTGTGGAAAAAGATGCGAGATATTGCAGTGACGCATTTCCATAAAAGATGAAACCGAG is a window of Flavobacterium crocinum DNA encoding:
- the kdpA gene encoding potassium-transporting ATPase subunit KdpA codes for the protein MNTELIGVIGIFILTVILAIPLGKYIAKVFLGNKTLLDPIFNPIEKFIFKISGINPAEEMNWKQHLKALLSINMLWFFLCFFVLLFQSSLPLNPDNNPSMTPDLAFNTAISFLVNCDLQHYSGESGVSYLSQMVLMFLQFVSAGVGIAAAVMVFTAMRERTTNKLGNFYTNLVKSCTRILLPLSTIVAIALVFSGTPMTFEGKDAITTLQGDQVEVSRGPAAAFIAIKHIGTNGGGFFGANSAHPLENPTYFTNAVELWAQLIVPFAMIFALGFFLNKQKLSYVIFGVMTVGFLLLVIPTMSSEMNGNPAIEKMGVSQLTGAMEGKEVRFGPAVSGFWSIATTVISTGSVNSMHDSSMPVSGAMQLLAMMVNAFYGGCGVGYLNFYIFIILAVFISGLMVGRTPEFLGKKIEAREVKIAAFIAIIHPLLILAGTALASYFAAHDTAMGYWFSGNATGWLNNPGNHGFSEMLYEYTSSAANNGSGFEGLGDNNPFWNITTGIVLLLSRFIPIIGPLAIAGLLANKKYIPESAGTLKTDTTIFGIMTFAVIAIIAALSFFPALALGPLAEYFTLK
- the kdpF gene encoding K(+)-transporting ATPase subunit F, whose product is MTALFIISIAVFVYLIYVLIKPEKF
- the kdpB gene encoding potassium-transporting ATPase subunit KdpB gives rise to the protein MTTNKSASLFESQQVKEAFVQSFVKLNPKMMIKNPVMFTVEIGTAIMFAVCISILMGATDQGSLAYNIIVFLILFATLLFGNFAEAIAEARGKAQADSLRKTREETPARQILSNGEIKNVSSSTLKKDDIFICEAGDLIAADGEIIEGLATIDESAITGESAPVIREAGGDKSSVTGGTKVLSDKIKVRVTSEPGESFLDKMIALVEGASRQKTPNEIALTILLAAFTLIFIIVCVTLKPFADYANAPITIAAFIALFVCLIPTTIGGLLSAIGIAGMDRALRANVITKSGKAVETAGDIDVLLLDKTGTITIGNRKATNFYPTKGISFDDFVKSAVLSSLADDTPEGKSILELSEMIDVKSETKASFLQTTSDIAHTIKFTAETRTSGVVLKDGTNIRKGAQDAAKNIAQQAGNSFPEDTAQQVITISSNGGTPLVVIKNNEVQGVIELQDIIKTGMKERFERLRRMGIKTVMVTGDNPLTAKFIAEKAGVDDFIAEAKPEDKMNYIRKEQAEGRLVAMMGDGTNDAPALAQANVGVAMNSGTQAAKEAGNMVDLDNDPTKLIEIVEIGKQLLMTRGTLTTFSIANDVAKYFAIVPALFITAIPALQGLNIMHLHSPESAILSAVIFNAIIIPILIPLALKGVDYRPIGASAILKRNLLIYGLGGIIVPFIGIKIIDLIVALFM